The following proteins are encoded in a genomic region of Debaryomyces hansenii CBS767 chromosome G complete sequence:
- a CDS encoding DEHA2G07172p (similar to uniprot|Q5KIR6 Cryptococcus neoformans var CND02020 or uniprot|Q5KF59 Cryptococcus neoformans var CNF02890 Putative neutral amino acid transporter putative) yields the protein MSIFVSEKSVISHENKENVTNDIFVDKDSAKSISYDLEDDHNVFADDKTGPDFRGVSCLGGAALIAKAQFGVGVLGLPQTFDVLGFIPGLISIIGLLLLSTWAGFVMGKFRLAHPNIHNVGDAACLMFGKRVGDIFGYAFCLLYTLLYSTALLTLSIAFNTFSGHSICTTGWIGVGAAMSLVAGLFTRTLKVISWCGYVAVVSILSGVWVITIACLVQDTPAMAPEGEPINKSIQVVATGTSYSAICAAVATQVLAICGTSSFFMIHAEMRDQAQYMKSVLLGQGFVAFNYIVVSCIVYAKVGQYIASPSLGTAGMYLQKVAYGIAFPGLFFGCFFQAHIAGKYALVRILKGTEHLQSNSKIHWITWLIVMILVIAIGFVVAAAIPFFDDLLGLIGSLLGTSFTLIMPGIMALHSLGTGLNEQTYGGLGWMKSTRAVWRKSKMNIFIVIVSFFAIGAGCYVCVSGAYGCIVNIIDGFADNSVSSAFSCEDNSG from the coding sequence ATGTCAATTTTTGTATCAGAGAAGCTGGTTATAAGTCATGAGAATAAAGAGAATGTCACTAATGACATATTTGTCGATAAGGACCTGGCAAAAAGTATTTCATATGACCTAGAAGACGATCATAATGTGTTTGCAGATGACAAAACAGGCCCTGATTTCAGAGGAGTTTCTTGCTTAGGAGGTGCTGCTTTGATTGCCAAAGCCCAGTTCGGTGTAGGTGTGCTAGGGTTACCTCAAACTTTCGACGTATTGGGATTCATTCCAGGTTTAATATCGATTATTGGCTTATTACTCCTAAGCACATGGGCGGGCTTTGTAATGGGGAAGTTTCGTCTCGCTCACCCGAATATTCACAATGTTGGAGATGCTGCTTGTCTTATGTTTGGTAAACGTGTTGGTGATATCTTTGGATATGCATTTTGCCTACTATATACCCTCTTATACTCAACAGCCCTTCTTACACTTTCTATTGCCTTCAATACGTTCAGTGGTCATTCCATTTGTACTACCGGCTGGATTGGTGTTGGGGCTGCCATGTCTCTTGTTGCCGGCCTTTTCACGAGAACTTTAAAAGTTATATCATGGTGTGGGTATGTTGCCGTGGTCTCAATTTTATCAGGTGTATGGGTTATTACAATCGCTTGTTTAGTTCAGGATACCCCCGCAATGGCACCAGAGGGAGAGCCTATTAATAAATCGATCCAGGTGGTTGCTACTGGTACATCTTATTCAGCTATTTGTGCTGCTGTTGCTACTCAGGTGTTGGCGATTTGTGGTACGTCTTCATTTTTTATGATTCATGCTGAAATGAGGGACCAGGCTCAATATATGAAGTCAGTTCTCTTGGGTCAAGGATTTGTTGCGTTTAATTATATTGTAGTTAGTTGCATTGTCTACGCTAAAGTTGGTCAATATATTGCATCGCCATCTCTTGGAACGGCTGGTATGTACCTTCAGAAAGTTGCATATGGGATTGCCTTTCCTGGGCTTTTTTTTGGATGTTTTTTCCAAGCACATATTGCTGGTAAATACGCTCTCGTTCGAATTTTAAAAGGAACGGAACACTTACAGAGTAATTCTAAAATACACTGGATAACTTGGCTAATTGTGATGATTTTGGTTATTGCAATCGGATTTGTAGTAGCTGCTGCAATTCCTTTCtttgatgatttattagGTCTAATTGGTTCCCTTCTTGGTACCAGTTTTACACTTATAATGCCTGGAATCATGGCCCTTCACCTGTTAGGCACAGGTTTGAATGAACAAACTTATGGTGGTTTAGGCTGGATGAAAAGTACTAGAGCGGTGTGGAGAAAAAGcaaaatgaatatttttattgttataGTATCATTTTTCGCAATTGGCGCTGGGTGTTATGTCTGCGTTTCAGGAGCCTACGGATGTATAGTAAATATCATCGACGGTTTTGCAGACAATTCTGTCTCAAGTGCGTTCTCCTGTGAAGATAATAGTGGCTGA
- a CDS encoding DEHA2G07194p (no similarity), which produces MFTQLYFSSQPLHESPDHNSSYSHQNGISGRLFSGAEAIDSAKCLVNHILFGMHVPTSYSL; this is translated from the coding sequence atgTTCACCCagttatatttttcttcgCAGCCATTGCATGAATCACCAGATCACAATTCTTCATACAGTCATCAGAATGGTATTAGTGGTCGCCTTTTTTCGGGGGCAGAGGCCATTGATTCTGCAAAATGTCTCGTTAATCATATCTTATTCGGAATGCATGTCCCAACAAGTTATCTGCTTTGA
- a CDS encoding DEHA2G07216p (similar to uniprot|P48813 Saccharomyces cerevisiae YDR508C GNP1 High-affinity glutamine permease), protein MSKLRTEKSNKLEAVVSEIEPYYSDSSREGSRWANFKDSFKRQVPSDEANGSSGIQMQKSISKRHLRLMALSTGLGTGLLVAAGAKLATAGPLFLLVGYAVVGYLMLIPCINAVGELSVAYNNLPGGFQSYYRKFMDESIAFAVGWNYCFQWATVISLELVTAGMTIRFWTTSINPDIFVLIFLIVVVLINLAGAKGYGEAEFYMNSVKLLMLGGFIIFGIIIDCGGGPAGYIGGRYWHNPGAYTSFKGLCSVFVTSAFSLGGTEFISLSAAEQENPRQSIPAACKLVFFRITVFFLGSLALVGLLVPYNSDKLMGSGESGTSPYVIAAQMHGVKVIPHIFNAVILVSVTSVATAAMYSSTRLLQSLAEQGYAPQYLNYIDRAGRPLRCWIVTILSSFFAFIATYKDQESVFTWLLSISALSFIFTWASIDICHIRFRAALKYNNIPLSSLGYVSSTGTIGSYISFILNILILICQFWVSLFPIGGDGSPNALSFFQNYLGAVVLVIFYVGHKLYTRNWSLYIKVQDIDIDADRTIYDPEILELENLESKQRFNKAPFWKKILIYCFD, encoded by the coding sequence ATGTCTAAGTTGAGAACagagaaatcaaataaattagaGGCGGTGGTCTCGGAGATCGAACCGTACTACTCTGATTCATCAAGAGAAGGAAGTCGTTGGGCGAACTTCAAGGATTCGTTCAAAAGGCAAGTACCCTCCGATGAGGCCAACGGATCCAGTGGAATTCAAATGCAGAAGTCCATTAGCAAAAGGCATTTAAGATTAATGGCATTATCGACTGGTCTCGGTACTGGGTTATTGGTGGCAGCGGGAGCAAAATTAGCTACAGCCGGTCcgttatttcttcttgttggATACGCTGTGGTGGGTTATTTAATGTTAATTCCCTGTATAAATGCGGTTGGAGAGTTGTCGGTCGCTTATAACAATTTACCAGGTGGATTTCAGTCATACTATAGAAAGTTTATGGACGAAAGTATTGCATTCGCGGTCGGTTGGAATTATTGTTTCCAGTGGGCTACAGTCATCTCGTTGGAACTTGTGACTGCCGGAATGACCATAAGGTTTTGGACCACATCTATTAATCCCGACATTTTCGTGTTGATATTCCTCATAGTGGTTGTGCTCATTAACTTGGCCGGAGCCAAAGGTTACGGGGAAGCGGAATTCTACATGAATAGCGTCAAGTTGCTCATGTTGGGAggtttcattatctttggtattatcattgattgTGGTGGTGGACCTGCAGGGTACATTGGGGGTAGATACTGGCATAATCCGGGTGCATACACCAGTTTTAAAGGATTATGTAGTGTTTTCGTCACCTCTGCATTCTCATTAGGTGGGACCGAATTCATCTCGTTGTCAGCTGCAGAACAGGAAAACCCAAGACAATCTATTCCTGCTGCTTGTAAATTGGTTTTTTTCAGAATCACCGTTTTCTTCCTTGGTTCGTTGGCATTGGTTGGGTTGCTAGTTCCATATAACTCCGACAAGTTAATGGGTTCTGGTGAATCTGGTACATCTCCATATGTAATTGCAGCCCAAATGCACGGAGTCAAAGTTATTCCTCATATCTTCAATGCGGTTATATTGGTGTCGGTCACGTCTGTGGCCACTGCCGCAATGTATTCGTCCACGCGGTTGTTACAATCGTTGGCCGAGCAAGGTTACGCTCCCCAATACCTCAACTACATCGATCGTGCCGGTAGACCATTGAGATGTTGGATTGTCACTATCTTGTCATCtttttttgcatttattGCTACCTACAAGGACCAAGAATCCGTCTTCACCTGGTTGTTGTCGATCTCAGCCTTGAGTTTCATTTTCACCTGGGCCAGTATTGATATATGTCACATTAGATTCAGAGCCGCTTTGAAGTACAACAACATACCGTTGAGCTCATTAGGTTACGTATCTAGTACCGGTACCATCGGCTCCTACATTTCCTTCATCCTCAACATTTTAATTCTTATTTGTCAGTTCTGGGTCTCGTTGTTCCCCATTGGGGGCGACGGGTCTCCTAACGCTCTCTcattctttcaaaattacTTGGGTGCTGTTGTTTTGGTAATCTTCTACGTTGGTCACAAGCTTTACACTAGAAACTGGAGCTTATATATCAAGGTGcaagatattgatatcgACGCCGATAGGACCATCTACGATCCCgaaattttggaattggaaAATCTTGAAAGCAAACAGCGCTTTAACAAGGCGCCCTTCTGGAAGAAGATCTTGATTTACTGCTTCGATTAG
- a CDS encoding DEHA2G07238p (highly similar to CA4932|IPF8374 Candida albicans IPF8374) → MSAVQSVGATTKLNQHEILPAPSDVGALANRINHETKALHNNINKLITLKLVLAYRDSRIYRQGLQSFYHVFATVERSLMKQFEKDDEWTELLKQVWKPEMGRTDKAEQDLMFYYDDRREKFESPIMSEQIKFVEHIQKVTAEKPYLFIAYLHVMYLGLFAGGRIMRSSISRATGLFPQKDGLKHEDIIRLGANFYTFDVADEDAFRLIYKRDYELVTRSALTEEQKVEIIEESKYIFAQNAKCVSEIEQHNIARMSKKWAYIAATKGYYVVLALAALLVLFYIRRIILHLL, encoded by the coding sequence ATGTCAGCAGTTCAATCAGTCGGTGCTACTACCAAGTTAAATCAACACGAAATATTACCAGCTCCTTCAGATGTTGGAGCATTGGCCAACAGGATTAACCATGAAACCAAAGCATTACACAATAATATTAACAAGTTGATAACATTGAAGTTGGTATTGGCATACAGAGATTCGAGAATATACCGTCAGGGACTACAAAGTTTCTATCATGTTTTTGCTACGGTGGAAAGAAGTTTGATGAAgcaatttgaaaaagacGATGAGTGGACGGAGCTCTTGAAGCAAGTGTGGAAGCCGGAAATGGGCAGAACCGATAAGGCTGAACAGGATTTGATGTTCTACTACGACGACAGAAGGGAAAAGTTTGAGAGTCCTATTATGAGTGAGCAGATCAAGTTTGTTGAACATATCCAGAAGGTAACAGCTGAAAAGCCATATTTGTTTATAGCGTATTTACACGTTATGTACTTAGGGTTATTTGCCGGGGGCAGAATTATGAGATCGTCAATCTCTAGGGCCACCGGGTTGTTCCCACAAAAGGATGGCTTAAAGCACGAGGACATCATCAGATTAGGGGCTAACTTCTACACCTTTGACGTCGCCGACGAAGATGCATTCAGATTAATCTACAAGAGGGACTACGAACTTGTGACCAGATCTGCCTTGACCGAAGAACAGAAGGTTGAAATCATCGAAGAATCCAAGTACATTTTTGCTCAAAACGCCAAATGTGTTTCCGAGATTGAACAACACAACATCGCGAGAATGTCCAAGAAATGGGCTTACATCGCTGCTACCAAGGGCTACTATGTCGTCTTAGCATTAGCTGCATTATTGGTTTTATTCTACATCAGAAGAATCATCTTACACTTACTTTAA
- a CDS encoding DEHA2G07260p (similar to uniprot|Q12055 Saccharomyces cerevisiae YDL166C FAP7 Essential nuclear protein involved in the oxidative stress response): MSRREYPNIIITGTPGCGKSSHAANLVSQLKEPYKHFSISDIAKERKCIESYDEKLDTSVVDEDKLLDSLEGDLEKGGILVDWHCCDIFPERLIDLVVVLRTDNKILFDRLNKRGYKENKVQENLDCEIMEVILQDARESYIPEIVIELMSNSAEEMDENVDRLIAWAENWKKDHPDGVTNELDPDVAAEAREESEDDEAEIDEEEEEEEEESD, encoded by the coding sequence ATGTCAAGAAGAGAATatccaaatataataatcaCTGGTACCCCAGGATGTGGGAAGAGTTCGCACGCAGCCAATTTGGTTTCGCAATTAAAAGAACCATACAagcatttttcaatcaGTGATATAGCAAAGGAACGTAAATGTATTGAAAGCTACGATGAAAAGTTAGACACATCGGTCGTAGATGAAGACAAGTTATTAGATTCATTAGAGGGAGATTTAGAGAAAGGTGGAATTTTGGTAGACTGGCATTGTTGTGACATTTTTCCTGAGAGATTAATTGATCTAGTGGTTGTGTTAAGAACTGACAACAAGATATTGTTCGATAGATTGAACAAAAGAGGATACAAGGAAAATAAGGTACAAGAGAACTTGGACTGTGAAATTATGGAAGTCATCTTACAGGATGCAAGGGAATCTTATATCCCTGAAATTGTGATAGAACTTATGTCCAATTCGGCAGAAGAAATGGATGAAAACGTTGACCGATTGATTGCGTGGGCTGAGAATTGGAAGAAGGACCACCCAGATGGAGTGACAAACGAGTTGGACCCTGATGTCGCCGCTGAAGCCAGAGAAGAGTCTGAAGACGATGAAGCTGaaatagatgaagaagaggaagaggaGGAGGAAGAAAGCGATTAA
- a CDS encoding DEHA2G07282p (similar to uniprot|P06100 Saccharomyces cerevisiae YDL165W CDC36 basal transcription factor), translating to MPILPPGLSPNTSVQEPSDDMDKFGLNGLSSLVKMEQTDQTVFAIGQDINLLGLDLSTDSQILKKLPSPWAETSRSEVEPYFTLPQSIHSENIIPPPEPCDSKIQSFSDETLFYIFYMKPRDTLQEYAARELVARNWRYHKDIQVWLTKDSNVEPVLISQDVEKGVYIFFDPHNWEKIKKEFVLHYSSVQA from the exons ATGC CTATTTTACCACCAGGGTTATCGCCGAATACATCTGTACAGGAACCTAGTGATGATATGGATAAATTTGGATTGAATGGGCTACTGTCGCTCGTCAAGATGGAACAAACAGACCAAACTGTATTTGCGATAGGACAAGATATAAATTTACTTGGATTGGACCTATCTACCGACTCGCAgatcttgaaaaagttaCCTTCGCCATGGGCCGAGACATCTAGGTCAGAAGTGGAGCCATATTTTACGTTGCCGCAATCTATCCATTCTGAGAATATCATACCTCCTCCAGAACCTTGTGACAGTAAGATACAATCATTTTCAGACGAAACATTGTTCTATATCTTCTACATGAAGCCTAGAGACACACTACAAGAATATGCGGCGCGCGAGTTAGTAGCAAGAAACTGGAGGTATCATAAAGATATACAAGTATGGTTAACTAAGGATAGTAATGTTGAGCCTGTTCTAATTAGCCAGGATGTCGAAAAGGgtgtatatatattctttgaCCCACATAACTGGGAAAAGattaaaaaagaatttgttCTACATTATTCTTCTGTACAAGCGTAA
- a CDS encoding DEHA2G07304p (similar to uniprot|P38759 Saccharomyces cerevisiae YHR012W VPS29 Protein involved in vacuolar protein sorting), with product MLTLAIGDIYIPDRAFELPLKFRKLLCPNPNTIPTNNKLSKVLCLGNITNSYDTLKFLYDLSPSFNMVGGEFDNSQILSQQIALLNGKESQVPTYNIIQHDNLRIGFTNGYLVVPKNDPLALSTLAREIDVDILIWGGTHKVEAYTLDGKFFINPGSATGAYNFDWPEKEDESEEEEEEGESQKDSKEGNSEPAKEESKEKEIAEEESKKDEENNADKKDEIESNEQENKEGAHEEVKEPSEQKNVDSKDNEGVVEKNKNKEDANDSDSDDTNLIEEVKESTSSIPSFCLLDTHDSTCTLYIYTYFHGEVKVDKVTYQKE from the coding sequence ATGTTGACATTAGCAATAGGAGATATCTATATTCCTGATAGGGCATTTGAGCTTCCATTGAAGTTTCGTAAATTGCTTTGTCCAAATCCCAATACAATTCCAACTAATAATAAGCTTTCGAAAGTTCTATGCTTAGGGAACATAACTAACTCGTATGATACATTAAAATTTCTATACGATTTATCCCCATCATTCAATATGGTAGGAGGTGAGTTTGACAATTCACAGATATTATCACAGCAAATTGCATTATTGAATGGTAAAGAAAGTCAAGTCCCCACGTATAACATTATCCAGCACGACAATCTAAGAATCGGATTTACAAATGGTTATTTAGTTGTTCCCAAGAACGACCCTCTCGCATTACTGACATTGGCCAGAGAAATAGATGTAGATATATTGATCTGGGGTGGAACTCATAAGGTGGAAGCATATACTTTGGATGGAAAGTTTTTTATAAATCCAGGAAGTGCCACAGGAGCGTACAACTTTGATTGGCCTgaaaaggaagatgaaagtgaagaagaagaagaggaaggAGAAAGTCAAAAAGACTCCAAGGAAGGTAATTCTGAACCCGCAAAGGAAGAAAGCAAGGAAAAAGAAATCGCAGAGGAAGAATCCAAGAAggacgaagaaaataatgCTGACAAGAAGGATGAGATAGAGAGTaatgaacaagaaaacaAAGAGGGTGCTCATGAAGAGGTTAAAGAACCTAGTGAACAAAAAAACGTGGACTCAAAAGATAACGAAGGCGTGGTagaaaagaacaagaacaaggAAGATGCTAACGATTCCGATTCCGATGATACAAACCTAATAGAAGAAGTCAAAGAGTCGACATCCTCTATACCATCGTTCTGTTTACTAGATACACATGATTCAACTTGTACATTGTATATTTACACATATTTTCATGGGGAAGTCAAGGTTGACAAAGTTACCTACCAAAAGGAATAA
- a CDS encoding DEHA2G07326p (highly similar to CA4936|IPF8369 Candida albicans IPF8369): MSNNNYPPPPNPPNYQGEEQVHNVQPDLENNQEKYYAEQPQPSQQFEESFKIDKPKWNDWPFTVFFLLTVAGFIAIAGITLNALKKTYGLQGSSIYNSTDTFTLNTNTIILFGFIIVVGVVLSVLIIVYARMAPRVFITTGLILNIILGLGTCIYYFVAHYYSAAIVFLVFTLFTAWCYWSCRHRIPFSATVLEITIDVMKRYPSTLITSFIGIIVSGLFSTLFSVVIVATYVKYDPDSQGCDVAGGGCSQSKLIGVLVFVFFAGYYISEVIKNVIHITIAGIYGTWYYLSNSDQGEPKHPALGAFKRAMTYCFGSVCFGSLIVSIIQLIRSFVQILKQNAFGSGDNCAGCGFLILDFVLGFIDWIVRYFNHYAYCYVALYGKSYLKSARDTFDLIRFKGMDALINDCFINTSLNLYSMFVGYVVALLAYFYLKFTDPAYNSSGTFYAPVVAFSFLISGQITRIALTVISSGISTFFVALAKDPEVFQMTNRDRFDEIFRNYPQVLQKITSDH, from the coding sequence ATGAGTAATAATAACTACCCACCTCCTCCAAACCCACCTAATTACCAGGGAGAGGAACAGGTGCACAATGTCCAACCAGACTTAGAGAACAACCAGGAAAAATATTATGCGGAACAACCACAACCATCACAACAGTTTGAGGAGTCGTTTAAGATTGATAAACCTAAATGGAACGATTGGCCATTTACCGTGTTTTTTTTGTTAACAGTGGCTGGTTTTATTGCCATTGCCGGGATTACTTTGAATGCTTTGAAGAAAACGTATGGGTTGCAGGGGTcttcaatttataattCTACTGACACGTTTACTTTGAACACCAATACAATTATCTTGTTCGGGttcattattgttgttgGGGTGGTCTTATCGGTATTGATTATAGTATATGCTAGAATGGCACCTCGGGTTTTCATTACCACCGGGttaatcttgaatattattcttgGATTGGGTACATGTATTTACTATTTCGTGGCCCACTATTACTCGGCTGCGATTGTGTTTTTGGTATTTACCTTGTTTACGGCCTGGTGCTACTGGTCCTGTAGACATAGAATTCCTTTCAGTGCCACTGTTTTGGAGATTACCATTGATGTAATGAAACGGTATCCATCGACCTTGATAACTTCCtttattggtattattgTATCAGGGTTATTCAGTACGTTATTTTCAGTTGTTATTGTTGCTACTTACGTCAAGTACGATCCAGATTCGCAGGGATGTGATGTTGCTGGAGGGGGTTGTTCCCAGTCCAAATTGATCGGGGTATTGGTGTTTGTGTTTTTCGCCGGTTACTACATTTCTGAAGTCATAAAGAACGTCATACACATAACCATTGCTGGTATATATGGTACTTGGTACTATTTGTCTAACTCTGACCAGGGTGAACCTAAGCACCCAGCCTTGGGAGCATTCAAGAGAGCAATGACTTATTGTTTTGGTTCCGTTTGTTTTGGTTCTTTAATTGTGtctattattcaattgattagATCTTTTGTTCagattttgaaacaaaACGCGTTCGGCTCTGGTGACAACTGTGCTGGCTGCGGATTCTTGATCTTGGACTTTGTTCTTGGTTTCATTGACTGGATTGTCCGTTATTTCAACCACTATGCCTACTGTTACGTTGCCTTGTACGGTAAGTCTTACCTTAAATCTGCTAGAGATACTTTCGACTTGATCAGATTCAAGGGTATGGATGCCTTAATCAACGATTGTTTCATTAACACCTCGTTGAATTTGTACTCCATGTTTGTCGGTTATGTCGTCGCTTTACTCGCATATTTCTACTTGAAGTTCACCGATCCTGCTTACAATTCTAGTGGTACTTTCTACGCTCCAGTTGTCGCCTTCTCCTTCTTGATTTCCGGTCAAATTACTCGTATTGCTTTAACAGTCATCCTGTCTGGTATTTCCACTTTCTTCGTTGCCTTAGCTAAGGACCCAGAAGTTTTCCAGATGACCAATAGAGATAgatttgatgaaattttcagaAACTATCCACAAGTTTTACAAAAAATTACTTCCGATCACTAA
- a CDS encoding DEHA2G07370p (similar to uniprot|O42636 Neurospora crassa cia30 Complex I intermediate-associated protein 30 mitochondrial precursor), which translates to MSLRTLGLNSTFSRLFNKPADLTKTVSTVLDFKNNAQTSLDSIMTRCDQEMGGFSSVNFNVDPVSKAGHFYGYLNLDVPKDHPEATRSGYAMFRTRDQKDSWLSGNSYWDWSQYQALVMRIKGDRRKYLVNIQANTPLVTDLFQHRLFLHHPGEWETVVIPLNDFVMTNWGVIQDGGEMNKSEVKTIGIGLLDKQYGPYSLYVDWMKVMTGVEVEAETRKARQEKSSIHGHESHTTGGGNVTTEPHIGAALGSQGNEDPKNTVF; encoded by the coding sequence ATGTCATTAAGAACTTTAGGATTGAACTCCACATTCAGTCGTCTTTTTAATAAACCTGCAGATCTCACCAAAACCGTACTGACGGTATTGgacttcaaaaataatgcACAGACGTCGTTGGACAGCATTATGACGAGATGTGATCAGGAAATGGGAGGGTTTTCGTCGGTCAACTTCAATGTCGATCCCGTTTCAAAAGCGGGCCATTTTTACGGATACTTGAATTTGGATGTGCCTAAGGACCACCCAGAGGCCACCAGATCTGGTTACGCCATGTTTAGAACGCGGGACCAGAAGGATTCGTGGCTTTCGGGCAATAGCTACTGGGACTGGTCGCAGTACCAGGCGTTGGTCATGAGAATCAAGGGAGACCGGAGAAAGTACCTTGTTAACATCCAGGCTAACACACCATTGGTGACTGATTTGTTTCAGCACCGGTTATTTTTGCATCATCCTGGCGAATGGGAAACGGTGGTTATACCATTAAACGATTTTGTCATGACCAACTGGGGAGTAATTCAAGATGGAGGCGAGATGAACAAGTCAGAGGTGAAGACCATTGGAATTGGCTTGTTAGATAAACAATACGGACCTTATTCGCTTTACGTTGACTGGATGAAGGTTATGACCGGCGTTGAGGTCGAGGCAGAGACCAGAAAGGCCAGACAAGAGAAACTGTCCATTCACGGGCACGAATCACATACTACTGGCGGCGGAAACGTTACGACTGAACCTCATATCGGCGCTGCTCTCGGCTCACAAGGCAACGAGGACCCTAAGAACACAGTGTTCTAA
- a CDS encoding 40S ribosomal protein S4 (highly similar to Q6CWJ2 Kluyveromyces lactis KLLA0B03652g, protein component of the small (40S) ribosomal subunit), with the protein MARGPKKHLKRLAAPSHWMLDKLSGTYAPRPSAGPHKLRESLPLVIFLRNRLKYALNGREVKAILMQEHVKVDGKVRTDATFPAGFMDVITLEATNEHFRLIYDVKGRFTVHRITAEEASYKLAKVKKVQLGKRGIPYVVTHDGRTIRYPDPLIRANDSVKVDLATGKVTDFISFDTGRLVMVTGGRNMGRVGVITHREKHEGGFDLVHIKDSLENTFVTRLTNVFIVGTEAGKPHISLPKGKGIKLSISEERDRRRNQQLIN; encoded by the exons atggCAAGAGGCCC AAAGAAGCACTTAAAGAGATTAGCAGCCCCATCCCACTGGATGTTGGACAAGTTGTCCGGTACCTATGCACCAAGACCATCCGCTGGTCCTCACAAGTTGAGAGAATCTTTACCATTAGTTATTTTCTTAAGAAACAGACTTAAGTACGCTTTAAACGGTAGAGAAGTCAAGGCTATCTTGATGCAAGAGCATGTCAAGGTTGATGGAAAGGTCAGAACTGACGCTACTTTCCCAGCTGGTTTCATGGATGTCATCACTTTAGAAGCCACCAACGAACACTTCAGATTGATCTATGACGTCAAGGGTAGATTCACTGTCCACAGAATCACCGCTGAAGAAGCTTCTTACAAGTTAGCCAAGGTCAAGAAGGTCCAATTAGGTAAGAGAGGTATTCCATACGTTGTTACACACGATGGTAGAACTATCAGATACCCAGATCCTTTGATCAGAGCTAACGATTCTGTTAAGGTTGACTTAGCTACCGGTAAAGTCACTGACTTTATCAGCTTCGACACTGGTAGATTAGTTATGGTTACTGGTGGTCGTAACATGGGTAGAGTTGGTGTTATCACCCACAGAGAAAAGCACGAAGGTGGTTTCGATTTAGTCCACATTAAGGATTCCTTAGAAAACACTTTCGTTACCAGATTAACCAACGTCTTCATCGTCGGTACTGAAGCTGGTAAGCCACATATTTCTTTGCCAAAGGGTAAGGGTATTAAGTTATCCATCTCTGAAGAACGTgacagaagaagaaaccaACAACTTATCAACTAA